The Chryseobacterium aureum genome contains a region encoding:
- a CDS encoding reprolysin-like metallopeptidase — translation MKIKQLFYLGIFVLSISYGKAQDFFTVISERSIKADPKNRTVQPEKSMTYTLNVAAMKSYFNSVPELKDSDRKDNAPLIVLPMPDGTKAKFRIWKSSVMAPGLASQFPQILTFTGQGIDDKYATIKLDFTELGFHAQIKSVVAGDTYIDPYAKQDINNYIIYKKSDLIDKNPRSCLVKDEDDTALGKKNAQKTTAPSVGTQIRVFRLAVACTGEYAVAATGTATPTVAQTLSAIVTSVNRVNGVYEQEVASRLILVDNEANVVFTNAATDPFNGNNNANTLINESQTQIDLLIGNANYDIGHTFSTGGGGLAGLGVICNNSNKGRGITGSPNPVGDPYDIDYVAHEVGHQFGGPHTFNATTVNCGGGNRSAANAVEPGSGITIMAYAGICGTTNNLANNSIPIFHTKSYQSITTKVQSTTCQVTIPSNNFAPTVNAGGDYTIPKSTPFRLEGSASDIDNNPLTYCWEQNDVGPAGDWNVPTGNAAIFRSFMPVTVPYRYFPKITDVINNTVTKGEILPSYARTMEFRLTVRDNNAGCAGVSNDDAIITVDGNSGPFTVTAPTTAVNWAGNSTQTITWNVANTTAFPVNAATVNIYLSTDGGLTYPTLILASTPNDGSETITIPNVNTTQARIMVAAETNVFYNINPINFTITQTLGVSEAGINKDVFVVYPNPSKGLLNIKFTHSNEVFDITVYDVSGKLVFTQNNNKLNHDKTGTFDLSSLVKGDYLIKVKSKNLEKTIKWIKE, via the coding sequence ATGAAAATTAAACAATTATTTTATTTGGGGATATTTGTACTATCCATTTCCTACGGGAAAGCCCAGGACTTTTTTACGGTAATCAGTGAAAGGTCCATCAAAGCAGATCCTAAAAACAGAACCGTACAGCCGGAAAAGTCAATGACCTACACCCTGAATGTGGCAGCAATGAAAAGCTATTTTAATTCCGTTCCGGAACTCAAAGACAGTGACCGTAAAGATAATGCTCCGCTCATTGTTCTCCCTATGCCGGACGGTACGAAAGCAAAGTTCAGAATCTGGAAATCCTCAGTGATGGCTCCGGGGCTGGCCAGCCAGTTTCCGCAGATCCTTACTTTTACAGGACAGGGAATTGATGATAAATATGCAACCATAAAACTAGATTTCACAGAACTCGGCTTCCATGCTCAGATCAAATCTGTAGTGGCTGGTGATACATATATTGATCCCTATGCAAAGCAGGACATCAATAATTATATCATTTATAAGAAAAGTGATTTAATTGATAAAAATCCAAGATCATGCTTAGTAAAAGATGAAGATGATACTGCCCTGGGAAAAAAAAACGCTCAAAAAACCACAGCTCCAAGCGTAGGCACTCAAATTAGGGTGTTCAGACTAGCCGTGGCCTGTACAGGGGAATATGCTGTAGCTGCAACCGGCACAGCTACACCTACTGTTGCACAAACCCTCTCAGCTATTGTAACTTCTGTCAACAGAGTAAACGGCGTATATGAACAGGAAGTGGCTTCAAGACTTATACTAGTGGATAACGAAGCCAATGTGGTGTTTACCAATGCAGCTACAGATCCATTCAACGGAAATAATAATGCCAATACACTGATCAATGAAAGCCAGACTCAGATCGATCTGCTGATTGGAAATGCGAATTATGACATCGGACATACCTTCAGTACCGGCGGCGGCGGATTAGCCGGATTAGGTGTTATCTGTAACAATAGCAATAAAGGAAGAGGAATTACAGGATCTCCCAACCCAGTGGGAGATCCTTACGATATTGATTATGTAGCGCATGAAGTAGGGCATCAGTTTGGGGGGCCTCACACTTTTAATGCCACAACCGTAAATTGCGGAGGCGGTAATCGTAGTGCTGCCAATGCCGTAGAGCCGGGAAGCGGAATTACCATTATGGCTTACGCAGGAATTTGCGGAACCACCAATAATTTGGCAAACAACAGTATTCCGATTTTCCATACCAAATCCTATCAGTCCATTACGACAAAAGTTCAGTCTACAACATGTCAGGTGACGATTCCTTCTAACAATTTTGCCCCTACAGTCAATGCGGGAGGTGATTATACGATCCCAAAGAGTACACCGTTCAGGCTGGAAGGATCTGCTTCAGATATAGACAACAACCCACTTACCTACTGCTGGGAACAAAATGATGTAGGTCCCGCAGGCGACTGGAATGTTCCTACGGGAAATGCCGCCATATTCAGATCATTTATGCCGGTAACAGTTCCTTACAGATATTTCCCGAAAATTACGGATGTGATCAATAATACAGTAACCAAAGGAGAGATTTTACCGTCTTACGCCAGAACAATGGAGTTCAGACTGACTGTAAGAGATAACAACGCGGGTTGTGCAGGAGTTTCAAACGATGACGCTATTATTACCGTTGACGGAAATTCAGGCCCATTCACTGTAACTGCTCCTACTACAGCTGTAAACTGGGCAGGTAATTCTACACAAACCATTACATGGAATGTTGCCAATACAACTGCATTTCCGGTGAATGCTGCTACGGTTAATATTTACCTTTCAACAGATGGAGGGCTTACCTATCCTACCCTGATCCTGGCTTCCACTCCGAATGATGGTTCCGAAACAATCACCATTCCAAACGTAAATACTACACAGGCCAGAATTATGGTTGCCGCAGAAACCAATGTCTTCTACAACATCAACCCTATTAATTTCACGATCACTCAAACATTGGGTGTAAGTGAAGCCGGAATAAATAAAGATGTATTCGTTGTATATCCTAATCCAAGCAAAGGGCTTCTGAATATTAAATTTACCCACTCAAATGAAGTGTTTGATATTACGGTATACGATGTAAGCGGAAAATTGGTCTTCACCCAGAATAATAATAAACTGAACCATGATAAAACAGGTACTTTTGATTTATCTTCACTGGTGAAAGGTGACTATCTGATCAAGGTTAAATCTAAAAATTTAGAAAAAACAATCAAGTGGATTAAAGAATAA
- a CDS encoding DUF4870 domain-containing protein yields MSNKTLSIVSYITLFGWLISFVGGKEKSDRLLKYHLKQSLGLIIFSILLSIILNVLMMITKIGILGIFGFIPLVLMIIGIINAANNVEKPLPLIGKMFEDKFSFIG; encoded by the coding sequence ATGAGCAACAAAACCTTATCCATTGTTTCTTACATTACCCTTTTCGGCTGGCTAATTTCTTTTGTGGGTGGAAAAGAAAAATCAGACCGTCTTTTAAAATACCACCTGAAGCAGTCTTTAGGATTGATTATTTTTTCAATTCTACTTTCCATCATTCTCAATGTTTTGATGATGATCACCAAAATCGGAATTCTTGGAATATTTGGATTCATTCCTTTGGTACTGATGATCATTGGAATCATTAACGCAGCCAATAATGTTGAAAAACCTTTACCACTGATTGGGAAAATGTTTGAAGACAAGTTCTCTTTCATCGGATAG
- a CDS encoding transketolase family protein, translated as MKYTYTEKKDTRSGFGAGLAELADKNPNVVALCADLIGSLKMEKFIEKAPERFFQIGIAEANMMGIAAGLSITGKIPFTGTFANFSTSRVYDQIRQSIAYSNKNVKICASHAGLTLGEDGATHQVLEDIGMMKMLPGMTVINTCDYNQTKAATLAIADFEGPVYLRFGRPVVPVFIPEDMPFEIGKGIMLQEGTDVTIVATGHLVWESLVAADELEKEGISCEVINIHTIKPLDEEIILKSVEKTGKIVTAEEHNYLGGLGESVAGMLARRRPTKQEFVAVHDTFGESATPAELMKKYKIDSAAVKEAVKRILA; from the coding sequence ATGAAATATACATATACAGAAAAAAAGGACACTCGTTCAGGATTCGGAGCAGGATTAGCTGAGCTTGCTGACAAAAACCCCAATGTTGTAGCACTTTGCGCAGACCTTATCGGTTCTTTGAAAATGGAGAAATTCATTGAGAAAGCTCCTGAAAGATTCTTCCAGATCGGTATTGCAGAAGCCAACATGATGGGAATTGCTGCCGGTCTCAGCATTACAGGAAAAATTCCTTTCACAGGAACTTTTGCCAACTTCTCTACTTCAAGAGTATATGATCAGATTCGTCAGTCTATCGCTTATTCTAACAAAAATGTAAAAATCTGTGCATCTCACGCAGGTCTTACGTTAGGCGAAGATGGGGCTACCCACCAGGTTCTTGAAGACATCGGTATGATGAAAATGCTTCCGGGAATGACTGTGATCAATACCTGTGATTATAACCAGACAAAAGCGGCTACATTAGCCATTGCAGATTTTGAAGGTCCTGTATATTTAAGATTCGGAAGACCTGTAGTTCCTGTTTTCATTCCGGAAGATATGCCTTTCGAAATCGGAAAAGGAATCATGCTTCAGGAAGGTACTGATGTAACCATTGTTGCAACCGGACACCTGGTATGGGAGTCTCTTGTAGCTGCAGATGAACTTGAGAAAGAAGGTATTTCTTGTGAGGTCATCAACATTCACACGATCAAGCCTCTTGATGAAGAGATCATTTTAAAATCTGTTGAAAAAACGGGTAAGATTGTAACGGCTGAAGAGCACAACTACCTTGGAGGTTTAGGAGAATCTGTTGCAGGTATGCTTGCCAGAAGAAGGCCTACAAAACAGGAATTTGTAGCAGTACATGATACTTTCGGAGAGTCTGCAACACCAGCAGAGCTTATGAAGAAGTATAAAATTGATTCTGCTGCAGTGAAAGAAGCAGTAAAAAGAATTTTAGCTTAA
- a CDS encoding DUF4303 domain-containing protein: MDFEILKQQIENAAKKAFLEVYEKHGAEEIYSFALYSDEGAMTVCPAANTMKAMENADEDDVLYYKYEPAEWTYEMEGADEDFNEICTQLRTELYKHDDDDQWFEGFQAKLYSTCIEVLEKLKNENFFTNITGKEIFLIFTVSDYDFETKDLQDLIIRLNDNEYKNEYMNWMATWGN; the protein is encoded by the coding sequence ATGGATTTTGAAATTTTGAAACAGCAGATTGAAAACGCTGCTAAGAAAGCTTTTTTAGAAGTGTATGAAAAACATGGAGCAGAAGAGATCTACAGTTTTGCACTGTACAGTGATGAAGGCGCAATGACCGTATGTCCCGCAGCCAATACCATGAAAGCAATGGAAAATGCAGACGAGGATGATGTTCTTTATTATAAATATGAACCGGCAGAATGGACGTATGAAATGGAGGGAGCTGATGAAGATTTTAATGAAATCTGTACTCAATTGAGAACAGAACTTTATAAACATGATGACGATGATCAATGGTTTGAAGGGTTTCAGGCAAAGTTGTATTCCACCTGTATTGAAGTATTGGAAAAGCTTAAAAATGAAAACTTTTTTACGAATATCACAGGGAAAGAGATATTCCTGATTTTTACCGTTTCAGATTATGATTTTGAGACAAAAGATCTGCAGGATCTCATCATCAGACTTAATGATAATGAATACAAAAATGAATATATGAACTGGATGGCTACCTGGGGCAATTAA
- a CDS encoding DUF3829 domain-containing protein, with protein MKRSIIIAGMLFLSFSAISCDKLGKMKEKLSQNDTRQINPFSVNSGDTNRDIISFTNKVVKMDDAQSEFIKNFQNSLIQMEEFVKNAAANPQFSGISPTFTPTIMMYSHQEVKAPDVLGKEFQGLVDTMKDTTTQLENLKKELETYKEAEDWKDDKGKKVTDINEKAKKLIQENRTAASELFAKLSPRADKAEIEALKDHPLKTQILQSRETMELAQKIIDDSYTVTDMNVYKDKFSRQYQQMEKLYNRNINEKIPSSEKQKENSYQAFNNSVNDFLGKMRIVQRSLNENSQELNSNLDHLEREAGYVLDRYNNFVD; from the coding sequence ATGAAAAGATCAATAATTATTGCAGGAATGCTTTTCCTGAGCTTTTCTGCCATCTCATGTGACAAGCTGGGAAAGATGAAAGAAAAACTCTCACAGAATGATACCAGACAGATCAATCCTTTCAGTGTTAATTCCGGAGATACCAACAGGGATATTATTTCCTTTACTAATAAAGTGGTAAAAATGGATGATGCCCAGTCAGAATTTATCAAAAACTTTCAGAACTCATTAATCCAGATGGAAGAATTTGTGAAAAATGCAGCTGCCAATCCACAGTTTTCCGGCATTTCACCTACTTTCACGCCTACCATTATGATGTATTCCCATCAGGAAGTGAAGGCTCCGGATGTCTTGGGAAAAGAATTTCAAGGTTTGGTTGATACAATGAAAGATACAACGACTCAACTTGAAAATCTAAAGAAAGAATTGGAAACCTATAAGGAAGCAGAAGACTGGAAAGATGATAAAGGAAAAAAAGTAACCGATATCAATGAAAAAGCAAAAAAACTTATCCAGGAAAACCGAACCGCTGCAAGTGAGCTATTTGCAAAACTCTCACCAAGAGCAGACAAAGCTGAAATAGAAGCCCTCAAAGATCATCCGCTCAAAACACAGATCCTCCAATCCAGAGAAACGATGGAACTGGCTCAGAAAATCATTGATGACTCTTATACGGTAACGGATATGAATGTCTACAAAGATAAATTCTCCCGGCAATATCAACAGATGGAAAAATTATACAACAGGAATATCAACGAAAAGATTCCCTCATCGGAAAAACAAAAGGAAAACAGCTATCAGGCATTCAATAATTCTGTGAATGATTTTCTGGGCAAAATGCGGATTGTTCAGCGAAGCCTGAATGAAAATAGTCAGGAACTGAACAGTAATCTTGATCATCTGGAAAGAGAAGCTGGCTATGTGCTTGACCGTTATAACAATTTTGTAGACTGA
- a CDS encoding grasp-with-spasm system A modified peptide has protein sequence MKKLNGMKSGFSSLENKKLANTRSIIGGGATNERTTSETGPNGQPGNTGDTIICVDGKQVATMTVD, from the coding sequence ATGAAAAAATTAAATGGAATGAAGAGCGGTTTCTCTTCTTTGGAAAACAAAAAGTTAGCGAATACAAGAAGTATTATTGGCGGAGGAGCCACAAATGAAAGAACAACTTCTGAAACTGGTCCTAATGGCCAGCCAGGCAATACTGGTGATACAATAATTTGCGTCGATGGAAAACAAGTAGCTACAATGACCGTTGATTAG
- a CDS encoding DMP19 family protein, translating to MKPDKIIVSEASYKSNDPYDIINSNISVVNLLHEEGMEQLNMFEDSVISYYIDYYVSQYKNGNFSQFVWNSGWSAELNSIIKEGLKKINAQKHLELFSEQSSKVENLKGDELKHFLESEYFGPNKTRDYLNNDSFYLLEENPTELHAQWLKNHPDLLVLPIDEMFSELEQWLGKTIER from the coding sequence ATGAAGCCTGATAAAATAATTGTCTCAGAAGCCTCTTATAAAAGTAATGATCCTTACGATATTATTAACTCCAATATTTCTGTTGTGAATCTTTTACATGAGGAAGGAATGGAACAGCTAAATATGTTTGAAGATTCAGTCATCAGTTATTACATTGATTACTATGTCAGTCAATATAAAAACGGAAATTTTTCGCAGTTTGTCTGGAATTCGGGGTGGTCAGCAGAGTTAAACAGCATTATCAAAGAAGGATTAAAAAAAATCAATGCACAGAAACATCTTGAATTGTTTTCAGAGCAATCTTCAAAAGTGGAAAACCTGAAAGGAGATGAACTTAAGCACTTTCTGGAAAGCGAATATTTCGGACCTAATAAAACAAGAGATTATCTGAATAACGATTCATTTTATCTTCTGGAAGAAAATCCGACAGAGCTCCACGCTCAATGGCTTAAGAATCATCCTGACCTTTTGGTTTTGCCAATCGATGAAATGTTTTCGGAACTTGAACAGTGGCTGGGAAAGACCATTGAGAGATAA
- the gwsG gene encoding grasp-with-spasm system ATP-grasp peptide maturase, with the protein MILIISQKNETATIDVIRYLMNLKKKFIRVHEDEVFDIKTIEKRILIESSHNRFFIDEIESVWYRRGGLNFSRLQYSNHSILLNMNETQYWLEDYIQKTIESKRHVNKESTSHVNKLIVLDRAREIGFDIPDYFLAENTLQVKLNQTIIKTINGNVTLDEIKKNFSGFMYTTVVEEHENQDFFITFFQEKIEKDFEIRTFYLNGNCWSMAIFSQNDEQTKTDFRRYNKKKPNRNVPYTLPKHIEEKINLLLKSLDINCGSLDFIKKGEKYYFLEINPIGQFTSLSQTCNYALEKKLAEYL; encoded by the coding sequence ATGATACTTATTATCTCCCAGAAAAATGAAACAGCTACAATAGACGTAATCAGATATTTAATGAATCTGAAAAAAAAATTTATCCGGGTTCATGAAGATGAAGTATTTGATATAAAAACAATTGAAAAAAGAATTTTAATTGAAAGCAGCCACAACAGATTTTTTATTGATGAAATTGAAAGCGTTTGGTACCGCAGAGGTGGATTAAACTTCAGCCGATTACAATATAGTAATCATTCAATTCTTCTTAATATGAATGAAACTCAATATTGGCTTGAAGATTATATACAAAAAACGATCGAATCTAAAAGGCATGTCAATAAAGAAAGCACATCGCATGTCAACAAACTTATTGTACTGGATAGAGCCAGAGAAATAGGTTTTGACATCCCCGACTATTTTTTGGCAGAAAATACCCTTCAGGTTAAGCTCAATCAGACCATTATAAAAACGATTAACGGAAATGTAACTCTGGATGAAATCAAAAAAAATTTCAGTGGGTTCATGTATACAACTGTAGTTGAAGAGCATGAAAATCAGGATTTTTTCATCACTTTTTTTCAGGAAAAGATTGAAAAAGACTTTGAAATAAGAACGTTTTATCTGAATGGCAATTGCTGGTCTATGGCTATTTTCTCTCAGAATGATGAACAGACAAAAACAGACTTCAGAAGATACAATAAAAAGAAGCCCAATAGAAACGTTCCGTATACTCTTCCAAAACATATAGAGGAAAAAATCAATTTATTACTGAAGTCTTTAGATATCAATTGTGGTTCTTTAGATTTTATAAAGAAAGGAGAAAAATACTATTTCCTGGAAATCAATCCAATTGGCCAGTTTACAAGCTTGTCTCAGACGTGTAATTACGCATTGGAGAAAAAATTAGCTGAATATTTATGA
- the gwsS gene encoding grasp-with-spasm system SPASM domain peptide maturase, with translation MTYFNLFSNILPTKGPTRILISDLQRNTSELYPLELYEIIVELKSHSIEDMMRNYDEASKVIAQEYLSLLLEKEYGFISENDWDRNFPPLSYEYHDPGTINHIFIELEEMSVLHTIQSSVENLGIRHLVVYCLKPLTAKELIRIDDTFKTSVLSGIEIFSPFHQGVDLSFIQAIQQNTVRIYSLIFYNCDQSPFKAKNEFRFSLTFLKDELQLSACGKVELKYFNTNISKVLEAINHNSCLYKKIGIDKNGAIKNCPLMAESYGSIHSSSIEEALNQPGFKKYWNLTKDSIEICKDCEFRYVCTDCRAYTEGSDKNKAGLDISKPLKCGYNPYTGEWKDWTKSPLKKKMFNSLKIR, from the coding sequence ATGACTTATTTCAACCTATTCAGCAACATCCTGCCCACTAAAGGCCCAACCCGGATACTTATCTCAGATTTGCAGAGAAACACGTCAGAATTATATCCTTTGGAGCTGTATGAGATTATTGTGGAATTAAAATCTCATTCCATTGAAGACATGATGAGAAATTATGATGAAGCGTCTAAAGTAATTGCTCAGGAATACCTCAGCCTTTTGCTAGAAAAAGAATATGGATTCATCAGTGAAAATGATTGGGACCGGAATTTCCCTCCCCTTTCTTATGAATATCATGACCCCGGTACCATCAACCATATTTTTATAGAACTTGAAGAAATGAGCGTACTCCATACAATACAATCTTCTGTAGAGAACCTCGGAATCAGACATTTGGTTGTTTATTGTTTAAAACCGCTCACGGCAAAGGAACTGATCAGGATTGATGACACTTTTAAAACCTCGGTCTTATCCGGTATAGAAATATTTTCGCCTTTTCACCAAGGTGTGGATCTGTCTTTTATACAGGCTATTCAACAGAATACAGTCAGAATATACAGCCTCATTTTCTACAATTGCGATCAATCTCCTTTCAAAGCTAAAAATGAATTCAGATTCTCATTAACTTTCCTTAAAGATGAGCTGCAACTATCTGCCTGTGGAAAAGTGGAGCTGAAATACTTCAATACCAACATCAGTAAAGTATTGGAAGCCATCAACCACAATTCCTGCCTGTATAAAAAGATAGGTATTGACAAAAACGGTGCTATTAAAAACTGCCCGCTAATGGCGGAAAGCTATGGAAGCATCCATAGCAGCAGCATCGAAGAAGCCCTCAATCAGCCCGGTTTCAAAAAATACTGGAACTTAACCAAAGACAGCATCGAAATCTGTAAAGATTGTGAATTCCGGTATGTATGTACAGACTGCAGGGCCTACACGGAAGGCAGTGATAAAAACAAAGCAGGTCTTGATATCTCAAAACCATTAAAATGCGGTTATAATCCTTACACAGGAGAGTGGAAAGACTGGACTAAAAGTCCTTTAAAGAAGAAAATGTTCAATTCGCTGAAGATCAGATAA
- a CDS encoding transketolase → MVNSHTNKSDIMSKSIEELKTLTTQIRRDILRMVHAVNSGHPGGSLGCTEFFTALYGKVMNYKLPFTMEGKNEDHFYLSNGHISPVFYSTLARFGFFPVEELSTFRKLDSRLQGHPTTHEGLPGIRIASGSLGQGLSVALGVAQGKKLDGDQSLVYSLHGDGELQEGQIWEALMYASAKKVDNIISTIDYNGRQIDGDTDDVLSLGNLHAKLEAFGWIVLEEKNGNDLEAVIAILEKAKTETGKGKPVAILLHTEMGYGVDYMMGSHAWHGKAPNDEQLDTAFKQLYLEAPADY, encoded by the coding sequence ATTGTAAATTCGCATACAAATAAATCAGATATAATGAGTAAAAGTATTGAAGAGTTAAAAACTCTTACTACGCAGATCAGAAGAGACATTTTAAGAATGGTTCACGCTGTAAATTCAGGACACCCTGGTGGCAGCTTAGGTTGTACAGAGTTCTTCACAGCCCTTTACGGAAAGGTAATGAACTATAAACTTCCTTTCACCATGGAAGGCAAAAATGAGGATCATTTTTATCTATCAAACGGACATATTTCTCCGGTATTCTACTCTACTTTAGCAAGATTTGGCTTCTTCCCTGTAGAAGAGCTGAGTACTTTCAGAAAATTAGATTCAAGATTGCAGGGACACCCAACGACTCACGAAGGTCTTCCGGGGATCAGAATTGCTTCAGGTTCTCTTGGACAGGGGCTTTCTGTAGCGCTTGGAGTGGCTCAGGGTAAAAAATTAGATGGTGATCAGTCTCTTGTTTACTCTCTTCACGGAGATGGTGAACTTCAGGAAGGTCAGATCTGGGAGGCATTGATGTATGCTTCCGCTAAAAAGGTAGATAATATCATTTCTACTATTGATTACAACGGACGTCAGATTGACGGAGATACAGATGATGTATTAAGCTTAGGAAATCTTCATGCAAAATTAGAAGCTTTCGGGTGGATTGTTCTGGAAGAAAAGAACGGTAATGATCTTGAAGCTGTAATTGCTATTCTTGAGAAAGCAAAAACAGAAACCGGAAAAGGAAAACCTGTAGCCATCCTTCTTCATACGGAAATGGGTTATGGTGTGGATTATATGATGGGATCTCACGCCTGGCATGGTAAAGCTCCTAATGATGAGCAGTTAGACACAGCATTCAAGCAATTGTATCTGGAAGCTCCAGCTGATTACTAA
- a CDS encoding Lrp/AsnC family transcriptional regulator produces MNYQLDEIDKKILDFLVENTRMPFTEIAKQMDVSAGTIHVRVKKMEDAGIILGSSLNIDYGKLDYHFTAFIGILLTKSNRTQEVLKELSTLPNVIEASVISGKYNIFCKVRAKNTDDAKRIIYQIDDIQDVMRTESMISMEEFLSDKNRLINAISV; encoded by the coding sequence ATGAACTATCAACTGGACGAAATAGACAAGAAGATTCTTGATTTCTTAGTAGAAAACACAAGAATGCCTTTTACAGAAATTGCAAAGCAGATGGATGTTTCTGCTGGAACAATTCACGTAAGAGTGAAAAAGATGGAAGATGCAGGTATTATTTTGGGATCATCTCTTAACATTGATTATGGTAAGCTTGATTATCACTTCACAGCTTTCATAGGTATCCTTTTGACAAAATCAAACCGTACTCAGGAAGTACTGAAAGAATTGTCAACTTTACCTAACGTAATCGAGGCTAGCGTTATTTCCGGGAAATATAATATTTTCTGTAAAGTAAGAGCTAAGAATACTGATGATGCTAAAAGAATTATTTATCAGATCGATGACATTCAGGACGTAATGAGAACTGAAAGTATGATTTCTATGGAAGAATTCTTAAGTGACAAAAACAGACTGATCAACGCGATCTCTGTGTAA